The following proteins are encoded in a genomic region of Chelmon rostratus isolate fCheRos1 chromosome 3, fCheRos1.pri, whole genome shotgun sequence:
- the pgam1b gene encoding phosphoglycerate mutase 1b: MAAYKLVLIRHGESCWNQENRFCGWFDADLSETGEQEAKRGGQALKDAGYEFDICYTSVLKRAIRTLWFVLDSIDQMWLPVHRTWRLNERHYGGLTGLNKAETAAKHGEAQVKIWRRSFDIPPPPMDEGHDFYQTISKDRRYADLTEDQLPSCESLKDTIARALPFWNEEIVPQIKEGKRVLIAAHGNSLRGIVKHLEGMSEEAIMELNLPTGIPIVYELDKNLKPLGPMQFLGDEETVKKAMEAVAAQGKAKK, encoded by the exons ATGGCTGCTTACAAGCTGGTACTGATCCGCCATGGAGAGAGCTGCTGGAACCAGGAGAACCGCTTCTGCGGCTGGTTCGACGCGGATCTGAGTGAGACCGGGGAGCAGGAGGCgaagagaggaggacaggcGCTGAAAG ACGCTGGCTATGAATTTGATATTTGCTACACCTCCGTACTGAAGAGGGCCATCCGCACCCTGTGGTTTGTCCTGGACAGCATCGACCAGATGTGGCTGCCCGTGCACCGGACCTGGCGCCTCAATGAGCGCCACTACGGTGGGCTGACGGGGCTCAACAAGGCCGAAACAGCAGCTAAACATGGAGAGGCCCAGGTCAAAATCTGGAGGCGCTCTTTTGACATTCCTCCCCCGCCCATGGATGAGGGGCATGACTTCTATCAGACCATAAGCAAG GACCGGCGTTATGCTGACCTGACTGAGGACCAGCTTCCCAGCTGCGAGAGTCTCAAGGACACCATCGCCAGAGCACTGCCCTTCTGGAACGAAGAGATCGTCCCACAGATCAAAGAGGGGAAGAGGGTGCTGATTGCTGCCCATGGCAACAGTCTCAGAGGCATCGTCAAGCACCTCGAGG GTATGTCAGAGGAGGCCATCATGGAGTTGAACCTGCCCACAGGTATCCCCATCGTGTACGAGCTTGACAAGAACCTGAAGCCTTTAGGACCCATGCAGTTCCTAGGAGATGAGGAGACCGTTAAGAAGGCCATGGAAGCTGTTGCTGCTCAGGGCAAAGCCAAGAAATAG
- the exosc1 gene encoding exosome complex component CSL4: protein MSPMKLCVPGDKLCSVEDCIPGTGVYLRHGYIYSSLAGYVLRKNEGEELPVISVVRETETQLLPDVGAIVTCKVTSINPRFAKVHILYVGSTPLKDRFRGTIRKEDVRATEKDKVETYKSFRPGDIVLAKVISLGDVQSNYLLTTAENELGVVVAHSESGAQMVPISWCEMQCPQTHVKEFRKVARVQPEYLQA from the exons ATGTCGCCCATGAAGCTGTGTGTTCCTG GTGACAAGTTATGCAGTGTAGAAGACTGTATTCCCGGCACAGGGGTGTACCTGCGGCACGGCTACATATACTCCTCACTAGCGGGCTACGTGCTCCGGAAAaacgagggagaggag ctaCCTGTGATCTCAGTGGTCagggaaacagaaacacaactacTACCAGATGTAGGAGCAATAGTCACCTGTAAG GTGACAAGCATCAACCCCAGGTTCGCCAAGGTCCACATCCTTTATGTAGGCTCCACGCCGCTGAAAGACCGCTTCAGAGGGACAATCAG AAAAGAAGATGTGCGCgcaacagagaaagacaag GTGGAGACGTACAAAAGCTTCAGACCTGGCGACATCGTCTTGGCAAAAGTG ATCTCTCTCGGTGACGTGCAGTCTAACTACCTGTTGACAACAGCAGAGAATGAACTCGGGGTGGTGGTGGCACACAGTGAATCAG GTGCCCAGATGGTTCCCATCAGCTGGTGTGAGATGCAGTGCCCACAGACGCACGTCAAAGAGTTCCGCAAGGTGGCGCGAGTGCAGCCGGAGTATCTACAGGCATGA
- the knop1 gene encoding lysine-rich nucleolar protein 1 — translation MKMEEEKSMEKKEKKPKKGHVSLPKTKNCTVDDGSLIEVKKEKKKHKKVDVVVIEEDSWDGGVEKVEEEEKKKKKKKKKKKVSESLNDASGSNVKNENDKEVGKKKKKEKKKKKLMAEGENEVETAQSLVKEEEEKKKKKVTNKSVQAQPENIKIEKEEEEEQDVKDKLPKKAKKRKNNTLVVSTEETKEQVKEKKKKKSTDEETTEAMDGIRVTKKKKKSKTKVAENGVKLETLEGETGEVEEVKKKKSVTMKKKTENGNEVATDQITDKNKVSKAEKDSVLKKKDKPAKSEGVITENSETELKKKRHKEKRMTASVEVSEVETEPNKKKKRKKEKSKGEEEEPLSRKCEDAEEQSKETPATAAGDATSKKRKISIEVEAQAENLSFETGAKKKKKKMKIKEEVEDQDDSTQVDVVFLSEKAGNTDEVTINQERRQALQMEIDQASQPQKPAKAMGLGQWSTAQFDSSDQQQKFLRLMGGFKKGFQPAAASTGRANMALDKSAQQQLQQGLLGEFERAQSRRMDFNNRGTGLGYTASSNKKFSIDISACRSVRFDD, via the exons atgaagatggaggaagaaaagagtatggaaaagaaagagaagaaaccTAAGAAAGGACACGTCTCTCTGCCTAAAACCAAAAACTGTACTGTTGATGATGGGAGCCTGATAgaggtgaaaaaagaaaagaagaagcacaaaaaaGTTGATGTGGTGGTTATAGAAGAGGACTCTTGGGATGGAGGTGTTGAaaaggtagaggaggaggagaagaagaagaagaagaagaagaagaagaagaaagtttcTGAATCTCTGAATGATGCCAGTGGTTCTAATGTcaagaatgaaaatgacaaagaagtcggcaaaaagaaaaagaaggagaagaagaagaagaaactaaTGGCTGAAGGTGAGAATGAAGTGGAAACTGCACAAAGTTTagtaaaagaagaagaggaaaagaagaagaagaaagtaacAAATAAGTCTGTACAAGCTCAACCAGAAAATATAAAGatagagaaagaggaggaagaagaacagGATGTAAAGGATAAACTgccaaagaaagcaaagaagagaaaaaacaatacTTTAGTGGTAAGCACAGAGGAGACTAAAGAGCAagttaaagaaaagaagaaaaagaaaagcactgatGAGGAAACCACAGAAGCTATGGATGGAATAAGagtaacaaaaaagaaaaagaaatctaaaacaAAAGTGGCTGAGAATGGCGTGAAGTTAGAGACACTCGAGGGAGAGACGGGTGAGGTTgaagaggtgaagaagaaaaagagtgtgacaatgaagaaaaagacagaaaatggaaatgaagtaGCAACAGATCagatcacagacaaaaacaaagtgagcaaagcagagaaagacagtgtGCTCAAAAAGAAGGACAAACCTGCAAAGAGTGAGGGTGTTATTACAGAGAACAGTGAGACAGagctaaagaaaaaaaggcacaaagaaaagagaatgaCAGCTTCTGTGGAGGTCAGCGAGGTAGAGACAGAGccaaataagaagaagaaaaggaaaaaggaaaagtcaaagggagaggaagaagaaccACTATCACGCAAATGTGAAGACGCTGAGGAGCAGAGTAAGGAAACTCCTGCCACAGCAGCTGGGGATGCAACAAGCAAAAAAAGGAAGATCTCCATTGAGGTGGAAGCACAGGCAGAGAACCTGAGTTTTGAAACTggtgcaaagaagaaaaagaagaagatgaaaattAAAGAAGAGGTGGAAGACCaggat GATTCAACCCAAGTGGATGTGGTCTTCCTGTCAGAGAAAGCTGGAAACACTGATGAGGTCACCATCAACCAG GAGAGAAGACAGGCTTTACAGATGGAGATTGACCAGGCGTCTCAACCACAAAAACCAGCCAAAGCTATG GGTTTGGGCCAGTGGAGCACCGCCCAGTTCGACAGCTCCGACCAGCAGCAGAAGTTCCTCCGGCTGATGGGTGGCTTCAAAAAGGGTTTCCAGCCTGCTGCGGCGAGCACTGGAAGAGCAAACATGGCACTGGACAAGAGCGCacagcagcagttgcagcaaGGTCTGCTGGGAGAGTTTGAGCGCGCTCAGTCGCGCAGAATGGACTTCAATAACAGGGGCACGGGACTTGGGTACACTGCATCATCCAATAAGAAGTTCTCCATTGACATCAGTGCATGTCGATCAGTTCGCTTTGATGATTGA
- the gprc5bb gene encoding G protein-coupled receptor, class C, group 5, member Bb, producing the protein MAVSPIVVCLLSLIGYGSSHPSPPPRGCSVDVDPPYRVLCDLESVWGVVLEAVACSGGLSSLVLAVLLLVKLRSISDPARRSGVGPLLLLLGTLLGLFTISLAFLVGKNQALCVVRRAFWGPLFALCFSSLLVQGVRLRRLVAGKTSPSGSSLAALGLALALVQGIISAEWVLLTVVREGHPACEYPPLDFALTCSYTLGLLLIAMGLSLGVVLCGGEMGAEGAGGREEDREGDSEKRRWKCNAVWLFLSSLASALLWVAWLGFYLYGSQALRGKGKGDRLGAGKKDVKVLDEPALAVALVIQGWILLLLHAIPEAHLCLRKPPQSNTQDFFDTSHTSPPPHFEDELPAHSHRPFPENQAFSMEEHGATLRTGTYHSSHGSARPGIAFRGHVYQPTEMALVMNGGTMPTAPINYTGRRLW; encoded by the exons ATGGCCGTCAGCCCTATCGTCGTCTGCCTCCTGTCACTGATTGGCTATGGCTCATCCCacccgtctcctcctcctcggggATGCAGTGTGGATGTGGACCCTCCGTACAGGGTGCTGTGTGACCTGGAGTCGGTCTGGGGTGTGGTTCTGGAGGCCGTGGCCTGCAGCGGCGGCCTCAGCTCTCTGGTCCTCGCCGTGCTCCTGCTAGTCAAGCTGCGCTCCATTTCTGACCCCGCCAGGCGCTCTGGCGTCGGgcctcttctcctgctcctgGGCACGCTCCTCGGGCTCTTCACCATCTCTCTGGCTTTCCTGGTGGGGAAGAACCAGGCGCTCTGTGTGGTCCGCAGGGCCTTCTGGGGCCCCCTTTTTGCCCTCTGCTTCTCCAGCTTGCTAGTGCAGGGGGTGAGGCTCAGGAGGCTGGTGGCTGGCAAGACGAGCCCATCGGGCAGCTCCCTGGCAGCGCTCGGCCTGGCCTTGGCCTTGGTTCAGGGGATCATCTCGGCTGAATGGGTCTTGCTGACTGTAGTTAGGGAGGGCCACCCAGCCTGTGAATATCCACCTTTAGACTTTGCTCTGACATGCAGCTACACCCTGGGGCTGCTCCTCATAGCCATGGGGCTTTCGCTGGGGGTGGtgctgtgtggaggagagatggGGGCAGAGGGAGCGGGCGGGAGAGAGGAAGATAGGGAAGGAGATAGTGAAAAAAGGCGATGGAAGTGTAACGCAGTGTGGCTCTTCCTGTCCAGTCTGGCATCAGCATTGCTGTGGGTGGCCTGGCTGGGCTTTTATCTGTACGGCAGCCAGGCGCTGAGGGGGAAGGGGAAAGGGGATAGGCTGGGAGCAGGAAAGAAGGATGTAAAGGTGTTGGATGAGCCGGCGTTAGCGGTGGCCCTGGTCATTCAGGGCTGGATCCTGCTGCTCTTACATGCTATTCCAGAGGCGCACCTGTGTCTCCGGAAACCTCCGCAATCCAACACTCAAGACTTCTTCGACACCAGTCACACGTCCCCTCCTCCACATTTCGAAGATGAGCTGCCTGCACACTCTCACCGACCCTTCCCGGAAAACCAGGCCTTCTCGATGGAGGAGCACGGTGCAA CTCTTCGAACTGGAACATACCACAGCAGCCACGGGAGCGCCCGTCCTGGCATCGCATTCCGAGGTCACGTCTACCAACCCACTGAGATGGCCCTGGTCATGAACGGTGGAACA ATGCCCACAGCCCCAATTAACTACACTGGACGACGGTTATGGTGA